One part of the Acetoanaerobium sticklandii genome encodes these proteins:
- a CDS encoding alkaline phosphatase has product MTTSKKILSALFFGFIIISLITAQLLGVNTQSFADNSNSISTSYKTPKYIFMFIGDGMSHVQVNAAQVYTGNNESGKVALGELEFTQFPIAGMATTQDSTSFCPDSASTATSFASGVKTHSGVIGKKVDKTQDAKNITEIFKENGKKIGIISTVTINHATPAAYYAHAESRNQYYDIAIQMATSNIDYFAGGAINKPTGDKKDQKDAYEILAENEYTITKTKEDFAKLDKNSGKIYAQSPKLQDSGSMPYSIDYKSGDLKLSDFVRKGIEVLDNENGFFMMTESGKIDWACHANDAMSTIADTLELNEAVKVAKEFADKHPDETLIIVTGDHETGGLTIGQAYTGYDTAFNLLRNQKMSYVAFDDMIAEMKSNGQIKSLDDVMPIINQNFGLKAPSDGSSDSLAMTDYEYKKLQAGFEESMKEEEARTDNQEASIMYGGYDPLSVSLTHILNNKAGIGWTSYSHTGTPVPVFAYGAGAELFNGSYDNTDVFFKTLKAVGIR; this is encoded by the coding sequence ATGACTACTAGCAAAAAAATTTTATCGGCTTTATTCTTTGGTTTTATTATCATATCCTTGATAACAGCTCAGTTACTAGGGGTAAACACTCAAAGCTTTGCAGACAATTCTAACAGTATCAGCACTTCTTACAAGACTCCAAAGTACATATTCATGTTTATAGGTGATGGAATGAGCCATGTACAAGTAAATGCAGCTCAGGTCTACACTGGAAACAACGAAAGTGGCAAAGTGGCTTTAGGCGAGCTAGAGTTTACACAGTTCCCAATTGCTGGTATGGCTACTACGCAGGATTCTACTTCATTTTGTCCTGACTCTGCATCTACTGCTACCTCTTTTGCTAGTGGAGTTAAGACGCACTCTGGAGTTATAGGTAAAAAAGTAGACAAAACTCAAGATGCTAAAAATATCACTGAAATATTCAAAGAAAATGGTAAAAAAATTGGTATCATAAGCACTGTAACTATCAATCATGCTACTCCAGCTGCATATTATGCTCATGCTGAAAGCCGTAATCAGTATTATGATATTGCTATTCAAATGGCTACTAGCAATATTGATTATTTTGCAGGTGGAGCAATAAACAAACCTACTGGAGACAAAAAAGACCAAAAAGACGCCTATGAAATACTAGCAGAAAATGAATATACCATCACAAAAACTAAAGAAGATTTTGCTAAACTAGATAAAAATTCTGGCAAGATATATGCTCAGAGTCCAAAGCTTCAAGATTCTGGCTCTATGCCATATTCCATAGATTACAAGTCTGGCGATTTAAAGCTTTCTGATTTTGTAAGAAAAGGCATAGAAGTACTAGACAATGAAAATGGATTTTTTATGATGACTGAATCAGGAAAAATCGACTGGGCCTGTCATGCCAATGATGCTATGAGCACTATAGCTGATACACTAGAGCTAAACGAAGCTGTAAAGGTAGCTAAGGAATTCGCAGATAAGCATCCTGATGAAACATTAATCATAGTAACTGGTGACCATGAAACAGGTGGACTTACTATAGGTCAAGCTTACACAGGATATGACACAGCATTTAACCTTCTTAGAAATCAAAAAATGAGCTATGTAGCTTTTGACGATATGATAGCTGAAATGAAATCAAACGGACAAATCAAATCCCTAGATGATGTAATGCCTATTATAAATCAAAACTTCGGACTAAAAGCTCCATCAGATGGTAGCAGTGATTCTCTTGCTATGACTGACTATGAATATAAAAAACTCCAAGCTGGATTTGAAGAATCTATGAAGGAAGAAGAAGCTAGGACAGATAATCAAGAAGCTTCTATCATGTATGGAGGATATGATCCTCTAAGCGTATCTTTGACTCACATTCTAAATAACAAAGCTGGAATAGGCTGGACATCTTACTCTCACACCGGCACTCCAGTTCCAGTATTTGCTTATGGTGCAGGTGCAGAGCTTTTTAATGGTTCTTATGACAACACTGATGTGTTTTTCAAAACATTAAAAGCTGTAGGAATTAGATAA
- a CDS encoding UPF0182 family protein: METQSTKKKITFKKITITIIFMVIIAVISSFGKLLDFWTDFLWFKEVGYTSTYIKQVFAKLYIGIPFFVAFTVFMYIYLQRIKSNYYKYMNILTTKDEEKTLNQTMGVVSVLTALFFSFGIAGSFWMQILKFINATSFNIKDPIFIKDIGFYVFTLPLVTEIFTFLLGFIIFLMLITIVIYIVLISIRQPMDKEELGSKIRRLRTENSFVSLQKRVMELALDQIMLIGVVFFVIIALRSYLASFALLYSETGAIYGAGFTDINVTLGVYRIQMVVSIASAIALILARYKRNKKLAAIGPIALVAVYLLGLGAEIAVQAVIVSPNELARERKYITNSLEYTKMAYGLDDIDVENFSVDQDLTYDDLLENQDTISNISLNDYRPTKEAYNQLQGLRNYYKFHDVDIDRYIIDGKLTQMFLSVRELDKEALDDNAKTWVNQHLKYTHGYGLTMSPVNKVTSSGQPSMVVRNVPPVSDYKELEVTVPQIYFGELTNDYVVVNTDEQEFDYPMGEELQTTKYQGTAGIKLNFLNKALYSIREGSFKLLVSGGVNSDSKIIINRNIMDRVNKIAPFLSYDEDPYAVVVNGKIYYIIDGYTTTKYFPYAEPFNENANYIRNSFKVIIDAYNGDVNYYIVDEKDPLVETYSKIFPKLFKPMSDMPKEFISHLRYPQTMFDIQAKMYGTYHTNQPDIFYNREDKWEIAKQNYQDKIQEMESLYFTFELPGEGKPEFVLSIPYTPTGKQNMTAFLVARNDGDNYGKLKLYEFPKSKTIIGPEQVEARISNNDVISRDLSLWDSRGSQVLRGNILTIPINSSILYIEPLYIRADSEKAIPEVRRIIASYNDKVVMEDTLEKALTSLFGGPSDPNKQIESSVSDEPIDIEQMPVDSPLPEDEAGLIKQANELYEQAQEALKSGSLSEYEKKINELGNILKLLEQ, translated from the coding sequence ATGGAGACACAATCGACGAAAAAGAAAATAACCTTTAAAAAAATAACTATTACAATAATTTTTATGGTGATTATTGCAGTTATTTCATCATTTGGAAAACTACTTGATTTTTGGACAGATTTTTTATGGTTCAAAGAAGTAGGATATACATCTACGTATATTAAGCAGGTATTTGCAAAGCTTTATATAGGAATACCTTTTTTTGTTGCGTTTACAGTGTTTATGTATATATATCTTCAGCGCATAAAGAGTAACTATTATAAATATATGAACATACTGACTACAAAAGATGAAGAAAAAACTTTAAATCAAACTATGGGAGTAGTATCTGTTCTGACTGCACTATTCTTTTCATTTGGAATAGCAGGTTCTTTTTGGATGCAAATACTAAAATTCATAAATGCCACTTCTTTTAATATAAAAGACCCTATTTTTATAAAGGATATTGGTTTTTATGTATTTACTCTTCCTCTAGTAACAGAAATATTCACTTTTTTACTTGGATTTATTATATTTTTAATGCTTATAACTATAGTTATTTATATAGTACTTATTTCTATAAGACAGCCTATGGATAAGGAAGAATTGGGTAGTAAAATTAGACGGTTACGAACAGAGAATAGCTTTGTAAGTCTTCAAAAAAGAGTAATGGAATTGGCTTTAGATCAAATTATGCTAATTGGGGTAGTGTTTTTTGTAATAATAGCTCTTAGAAGCTATTTAGCTTCATTTGCACTTTTATATTCAGAAACTGGAGCTATATATGGAGCTGGATTTACTGACATCAATGTAACTCTAGGTGTATATAGAATTCAAATGGTAGTAAGCATTGCATCGGCAATAGCACTTATATTAGCAAGATATAAAAGAAATAAGAAATTAGCCGCTATTGGACCTATAGCTCTTGTTGCTGTTTACCTTCTAGGCCTAGGAGCTGAGATTGCTGTCCAAGCTGTCATAGTATCACCTAATGAATTGGCAAGAGAGAGAAAATATATAACTAACAGTCTGGAATACACTAAGATGGCATATGGACTTGATGACATAGACGTAGAGAACTTTTCTGTAGATCAAGATTTAACTTATGATGACTTGCTTGAGAACCAAGATACTATAAGTAATATAAGCTTAAACGATTACAGACCTACTAAGGAAGCATATAACCAGTTACAAGGACTTAGGAACTACTATAAATTTCACGATGTGGACATAGATAGGTATATAATCGATGGAAAGCTTACTCAGATGTTTCTATCTGTTAGGGAGCTAGATAAAGAGGCTCTTGACGACAATGCTAAAACCTGGGTAAACCAGCATCTTAAATATACTCATGGTTACGGCCTTACTATGTCTCCTGTAAACAAAGTAACTTCATCTGGACAGCCTAGTATGGTAGTAAGAAATGTCCCTCCAGTTTCAGATTATAAAGAGCTAGAGGTTACTGTACCACAGATTTATTTCGGAGAGCTTACAAATGATTATGTAGTAGTAAATACAGATGAACAAGAATTTGACTATCCAATGGGTGAAGAACTTCAAACCACCAAATATCAAGGAACAGCTGGTATTAAGCTTAACTTTTTAAACAAAGCACTATATTCAATCAGAGAAGGAAGCTTTAAGCTTTTAGTTTCAGGTGGAGTAAATTCTGATAGCAAGATTATAATAAACAGAAATATTATGGATAGAGTAAATAAAATAGCTCCATTTTTGAGTTATGATGAGGATCCATATGCAGTAGTTGTAAATGGAAAGATTTATTACATTATAGACGGATATACGACTACAAAATATTTTCCTTATGCAGAGCCTTTTAATGAAAATGCAAACTATATAAGAAACTCATTTAAAGTAATAATAGATGCCTATAATGGAGATGTAAACTACTATATAGTAGATGAAAAAGATCCTTTAGTAGAGACCTATTCGAAGATTTTTCCTAAGCTATTTAAGCCTATGTCAGATATGCCAAAAGAATTCATATCACATTTGAGATATCCTCAGACTATGTTTGACATTCAGGCTAAGATGTATGGAACCTACCACACAAATCAACCAGATATATTCTATAATCGTGAAGACAAATGGGAAATAGCAAAGCAGAATTATCAAGACAAAATTCAGGAGATGGAATCTCTTTACTTTACTTTTGAGCTTCCAGGTGAAGGCAAGCCTGAATTTGTTCTGAGCATACCATATACACCTACAGGAAAACAAAATATGACAGCATTTTTAGTAGCTAGAAATGATGGAGATAATTATGGCAAGCTGAAGCTGTATGAGTTTCCAAAATCCAAGACTATAATTGGACCAGAGCAAGTAGAAGCCAGAATAAGTAATAACGATGTTATATCTAGAGATCTTTCTTTATGGGATAGCAGAGGTTCTCAGGTTCTAAGGGGCAATATATTAACAATACCTATAAATAGCTCTATTTTATATATTGAGCCACTTTATATCAGAGCTGATTCGGAAAAAGCTATACCTGAGGTTAGAAGAATAATAGCATCTTACAATGATAAAGTAGTTATGGAAGATACACTCGAAAAAGCGCTTACAAGCTTGTTTGGAGGTCCGTCAGATCCAAATAAGCAGATAGAATCGTCTGTAAGTGATGAACCTATTGATATAGAGCAGATGCCAGTAGATAGTCCTCTACCAGAGGATGAGGCTGGGCTTATAAAGCAGGCAAATGAACTGTATGAGCAAGCTCAAGAAGCTTTGAAATCAGGAAGCTTAAGTGAGTACGAAAAGAAAATAAACGAGCTTGGAAATATTCTTAAGCTTTTGGAGCAGTAA
- a CDS encoding mechanosensitive ion channel family protein, producing the protein MINYFNLAAVTEKVTEAVTDEVQTAVEESFNLIKTLKALFLAYGMDIIIGILIFLVGLYIARYVRNLSKRIMRKSNVDPSAIGFISQILYFLLLIIVAIAALGRIGVPTNSFVAAIGALGLAIGLALQNNLSNFASGILILIFKPFKVGDFIEAAGVSGSVNEIQIMNTILYSVDNRKIIIPNSKLTSENVVNFSSAIDRKIQLMIEVDYNSDYKKAIELIKTIFKEDPDIYDEPEPTVALREFGESGIKIFALPSVKNENYWNAYYRIMQRIKDDFDANNIQIPYPHRMLYMKNLD; encoded by the coding sequence ATGATTAATTATTTCAATCTGGCAGCTGTAACAGAGAAAGTCACAGAGGCTGTCACAGATGAAGTACAAACAGCAGTAGAAGAAAGTTTTAATTTAATAAAAACCTTAAAGGCGCTATTCTTAGCTTATGGGATGGACATAATAATAGGAATATTGATATTTTTAGTTGGACTTTATATTGCTAGATACGTAAGGAATTTGTCTAAGCGTATCATGAGAAAATCAAATGTAGATCCATCTGCTATAGGATTTATATCGCAGATACTTTATTTTCTACTTCTTATAATAGTTGCTATAGCGGCTCTTGGAAGGATAGGAGTTCCTACGAATTCATTTGTAGCGGCAATAGGAGCACTAGGACTTGCTATTGGATTAGCTCTTCAAAATAATCTTTCTAACTTTGCATCAGGGATATTAATACTTATATTTAAACCCTTTAAAGTAGGAGATTTCATTGAGGCAGCTGGGGTGTCTGGAAGCGTAAATGAAATCCAAATTATGAATACTATTTTATACTCAGTAGACAATAGAAAAATAATAATTCCTAACTCAAAGCTTACATCTGAGAATGTAGTGAACTTTTCTTCTGCTATAGATAGGAAAATTCAGCTTATGATAGAGGTCGATTACAATTCAGACTATAAAAAAGCTATCGAGCTAATAAAAACTATATTCAAAGAGGACCCAGATATTTATGATGAACCAGAACCTACAGTGGCGCTTCGAGAATTTGGAGAGAGTGGTATAAAGATATTCGCATTACCTAGTGTAAAAAATGAGAATTACTGGAATGCATACTATAGAATAATGCAAAGGATAAAGGACGATTTTGATGCTAATAACATTCAAATTCCATATCCTCACAGAATGCTTTACATGAAAAACTTAGATTAA
- the rbr gene encoding rubrerythrin gives MAEKSLKGTRTLGNLIKAFAGESQARGRYNMFAEVAEREGFMRIAEVFNETADNERIHAKIFYDHAVAGLEGEEFPVALHVDADYPVVMGNTYTNLVAAAMGENEEWTELYPEFARIADEEGFPKVAASFRMIVDIEKDHEERYRTLAEHVKAENVFKREDKELWKCMCCGYIFDGSAAPNICPVCKQPKAFFKLHCERF, from the coding sequence ATGGCAGAAAAATCATTAAAAGGTACAAGAACTCTTGGAAATCTTATCAAAGCATTTGCTGGAGAGTCTCAAGCTAGAGGCAGATACAATATGTTTGCAGAAGTAGCTGAAAGAGAAGGCTTCATGAGAATCGCAGAGGTTTTTAACGAGACAGCTGACAACGAGCGTATTCATGCAAAGATATTTTATGATCATGCAGTAGCAGGCTTAGAGGGAGAAGAGTTTCCAGTAGCACTTCACGTAGATGCGGATTATCCTGTAGTTATGGGAAATACATACACTAACCTAGTAGCAGCAGCTATGGGTGAAAACGAAGAGTGGACTGAGCTTTATCCAGAGTTTGCAAGAATAGCTGATGAAGAAGGTTTCCCAAAGGTAGCAGCTTCATTTAGAATGATAGTAGATATCGAAAAAGACCACGAAGAAAGATATCGTACACTTGCAGAGCATGTAAAAGCTGAAAATGTATTCAAAAGAGAAGACAAAGAGCTTTGGAAATGTATGTGCTGTGGATATATATTCGATGGCTCAGCAGCTCCAAATATCTGCCCTGTCTGTAAACAGCCTAAGGCATTCTTTAAACTTCACTGCGAAAGATTCTAA
- the serS gene encoding serine--tRNA ligase produces MLDIKRIKRDLEEIKPLMAKRGEKDFSFEEVIELDDKRIELLQEVEALKNEQNVDSKLIPQYKKEGKNTDELMARLKELSEQIKNLDDKVKEVEEDLFQKLLRIPNVPHPDVPTGDTDEDNLEVRKWGEPTAFDFEAKAHWDIGTDLNILDFEAAGKITGSRFTLYKDLGARLERSLINFFLNTHTAEHGYTEVLPPFIANRTSFIGTGQLPKFEEDMFKLEGFEYFLVPTAEVPVTNIHQNEIMNGDDLTTKYCAYTPCFRAEAGSAGRDTRGLIRQHQFNKVELVKFTKPEDSYKELETLTADAEKVLQLLGLPYRVVRICSGDLGFTAAYKYDLEVWMPSYNRYVEISSCSNFEDFQARRANIRFKRDKASKPEFVHTLNGSGVAIGRALAAILENYQQADGTVVVPEVLRPYMGTDKIIKK; encoded by the coding sequence ATGTTAGATATTAAAAGAATTAAAAGAGATTTAGAAGAAATCAAACCTTTAATGGCAAAAAGAGGAGAAAAAGATTTTAGCTTTGAAGAGGTAATAGAGCTTGATGACAAGCGTATAGAACTTCTTCAAGAAGTTGAAGCTTTAAAAAATGAGCAAAATGTAGACTCTAAGCTTATTCCTCAGTATAAAAAAGAAGGAAAAAATACAGATGAGCTTATGGCTAGATTAAAAGAGCTATCAGAGCAAATCAAAAATCTAGACGATAAAGTAAAAGAAGTAGAAGAGGACTTATTCCAAAAGCTTCTTAGAATACCAAACGTGCCACATCCAGATGTACCAACTGGAGATACTGACGAAGACAACTTAGAAGTAAGAAAATGGGGAGAGCCAACTGCATTTGATTTTGAAGCAAAAGCACACTGGGATATAGGAACAGACCTCAATATTCTAGATTTTGAAGCAGCTGGGAAAATCACTGGTTCTAGATTTACATTGTACAAAGATTTAGGAGCTAGATTAGAGCGTTCATTAATCAACTTCTTCCTAAATACACATACAGCTGAGCATGGCTACACAGAGGTACTTCCTCCTTTTATTGCTAACCGTACTAGCTTTATAGGAACGGGACAGCTTCCTAAATTTGAAGAAGATATGTTCAAACTAGAGGGCTTTGAGTATTTCCTAGTGCCTACAGCAGAGGTTCCAGTTACTAATATTCACCAAAACGAAATCATGAATGGCGATGATTTAACTACAAAATACTGCGCATACACACCTTGCTTTAGAGCAGAGGCTGGATCTGCTGGAAGAGATACTAGAGGACTTATCCGTCAGCATCAGTTTAACAAAGTAGAGCTAGTTAAATTTACAAAGCCAGAGGATTCTTACAAAGAGTTAGAAACTCTTACTGCAGATGCAGAAAAAGTGCTTCAGCTACTAGGACTTCCATATAGAGTAGTTCGTATATGCTCAGGGGATTTAGGCTTTACTGCAGCATACAAATATGACCTAGAGGTATGGATGCCTAGCTACAACAGATACGTAGAGATTTCTTCTTGTTCTAACTTTGAAGATTTCCAAGCTAGAAGAGCAAACATTAGATTCAAAAGAGACAAGGCATCTAAGCCTGAGTTTGTTCATACTCTTAATGGTTCTGGAGTAGCTATAGGACGTGCTCTTGCCGCTATACTTGAAAACTATCAGCAAGCTGATGGAACAGTAGTAGTGCCAGAGGTACTTCGCCCATACATGGGAACAGATAAAATAATAAAAAAATAA
- a CDS encoding alpha-amylase, translated as MSLNGIMMQYFEWYLEDDGRLWKKLKDDANHLKELGITAIWIPPCMKATSTNDTGYGIYDLYDLGEFDQKGSIRTKYGTKEELLEAINVLHDNNIKVYADIVLNHKAAADETQRFMAVEVDPMDRNKEVSEPYEIEGWTKFNFEGRNNKYSDFKWSWEHFNGTDYNQETEKSAIYLILGENKDWAQDVAEEFGNYDYLMFTNIDYKHPDVYKSTMDWIIWFINETKVDGIRIDAIKHINDWFIKDLVLKSRADFGEEFYAVGEYWSVEMPTIESYLSEVDYQLDVFDVPLHFKFHAASYDASNFDMGQLFNDTIVSKYPLNAVTFVDNHDSQPNQSLESHVKQWFKPLAYASILLRKDGYPCIFYGDYYGTRGENKIRPLPDMLDKLIKLRMNHAYGIQEDYLDHKHVIGWVRLGDKENPKGCSVIMTSTEAGEKTMNVGEMHKGEIWIDALGHTDAEVEIDEKGNGKFIVSDGSVSVYICKD; from the coding sequence ATGAGCTTAAATGGCATCATGATGCAATACTTTGAATGGTATTTAGAAGATGATGGCAGGCTATGGAAAAAACTTAAAGACGATGCAAATCATCTTAAAGAACTAGGCATAACGGCTATATGGATACCTCCTTGCATGAAGGCTACATCTACAAATGATACGGGATACGGAATTTATGACCTTTACGATCTTGGCGAGTTTGATCAAAAAGGCAGTATCAGAACGAAATATGGTACTAAAGAAGAGCTTTTAGAAGCCATAAATGTGCTACACGATAACAATATAAAAGTGTATGCAGATATAGTGCTAAACCATAAAGCTGCAGCTGATGAGACTCAGAGGTTCATGGCTGTAGAAGTCGACCCTATGGATAGAAACAAAGAAGTATCGGAGCCTTATGAAATTGAAGGCTGGACGAAGTTTAACTTTGAAGGTAGAAACAATAAATATTCTGATTTCAAATGGTCATGGGAGCATTTTAATGGAACTGATTATAATCAAGAAACAGAGAAATCTGCAATATATCTTATCCTTGGAGAAAATAAAGACTGGGCACAGGATGTAGCTGAGGAATTTGGTAACTATGATTATTTGATGTTTACAAATATAGACTACAAGCATCCAGACGTATACAAGAGCACTATGGACTGGATAATCTGGTTTATAAATGAAACTAAAGTAGATGGAATTAGAATAGATGCTATCAAGCATATCAATGACTGGTTTATAAAAGACTTGGTTTTAAAAAGTAGAGCAGATTTTGGCGAAGAATTCTATGCTGTTGGAGAATATTGGTCAGTTGAAATGCCAACTATAGAAAGCTATTTGAGCGAAGTGGATTACCAGCTAGATGTATTTGATGTACCACTTCATTTTAAATTCCATGCAGCATCTTATGATGCGAGCAACTTTGATATGGGACAGCTTTTTAATGACACTATAGTGAGCAAATATCCACTAAATGCTGTTACTTTTGTAGACAACCATGATTCTCAGCCTAATCAGTCTCTAGAATCACATGTAAAACAATGGTTCAAGCCTCTTGCATATGCATCAATACTTCTTAGAAAAGATGGTTATCCATGTATATTCTATGGAGATTATTATGGAACTCGTGGAGAAAATAAAATCAGACCTTTGCCAGATATGCTTGACAAGCTTATAAAGCTAAGAATGAACCATGCCTATGGTATTCAAGAAGACTACTTAGACCATAAACATGTCATAGGATGGGTGAGACTAGGAGATAAAGAGAATCCTAAAGGATGCTCAGTCATAATGACTAGTACAGAAGCTGGGGAAAAGACCATGAATGTAGGCGAAATGCATAAAGGGGAAATTTGGATTGATGCGCTAGGTCATACAGATGCTGAGGTAGAAATCGACGAAAAGGGTAACGGAAAATTTATAGTAAGTGATGGCTCAGTAAGCGTTTATATCTGTAAAGATTAA
- a CDS encoding radical SAM protein, producing the protein MYTDARIHYPLDEMTNMLIPVTIGCSYNKCAFCNMYKGEKFAHVSLTDIKAQLMNGYKYTEKVFLVGAEPLSIGYEKMKELLELIHEYLPYCALVSSYASIKNISMYTVEQLSILHDMGLRQLYIGFESGLEEALILMKKGHTVNEAIEQAQKLNKAGLLFNSIIMYGIAGKGKSVENALATAKMLSQFKSHKIITMNLQIFDDTDLAQMVSSGNFIPADRNERLLEIKTLLEKFNPIEKTVFDTTHPTNIVKLLGTLPDDKAKLLAKLD; encoded by the coding sequence ATGTATACAGATGCGAGAATTCACTATCCGCTTGATGAAATGACAAATATGTTAATCCCAGTCACCATTGGGTGTTCATACAATAAATGCGCTTTTTGCAATATGTACAAAGGTGAAAAATTTGCCCATGTGTCATTAACTGATATTAAGGCTCAGCTTATGAACGGATATAAATATACAGAAAAGGTATTTTTGGTAGGAGCAGAGCCTCTCTCTATAGGTTATGAAAAAATGAAAGAGCTTTTGGAACTGATACATGAATATTTGCCATACTGTGCACTTGTATCGTCTTATGCCTCTATAAAAAATATCTCAATGTATACAGTAGAGCAGTTATCAATCCTACACGATATGGGATTAAGACAGCTTTATATAGGGTTTGAAAGTGGTCTAGAAGAAGCGTTAATTCTCATGAAAAAAGGACATACTGTAAATGAAGCTATAGAGCAAGCACAAAAGTTAAATAAAGCAGGACTTTTATTTAATTCTATTATAATGTATGGAATAGCAGGAAAAGGCAAATCTGTAGAAAATGCTTTGGCGACAGCAAAAATGCTAAGTCAGTTCAAGTCTCATAAGATAATAACTATGAATTTGCAAATATTTGATGATACTGACCTAGCTCAGATGGTGAGTTCAGGTAATTTTATTCCAGCAGACAGGAATGAGAGGTTGTTAGAAATAAAAACACTACTTGAAAAGTTTAATCCTATTGAGAAGACGGTATTTGATACCACTCATCCTACAAATATAGTTAAGTTATTAGGAACACTACCTGATGATAAAGCTAAACTTTTAGCAAAGCTAGATTAA
- a CDS encoding Y-family DNA polymerase, whose protein sequence is MGEDIDYSKLPRRDVLCIDVKSFFASVEAVRRKIHPLDAYIIVISDFERPGAVVLASSPKVKKEFGIKTGSRKFQIPEDPKLMIVEPSMSLYLEINRRICDIFRRFVADEDLLVYSIDEAFLDISATRKLFGEPLEIARKIQKIIWDELKLVVSVGIGDNPLLAKLALDNEAKNNKSQIAYWSYEDVPRTVWRIPKLTDMWGISYGYEKKLNDLGIKSVYELAHRNPLFLKSYLGIMGLQLYYHSWGVDYSRISEKVESKHHSYSKGQMLMRDYDSKLEIMAVLREMVEQICIRLRKYDMVCEAVSLYISFSKHEASFGFKKTKKLPRATNHTSEIALYFDAIFEENWRGELVRQINVSCEEVNPAEAYQLDLFGSIQSEKTNKIDNIIDEIREKYGKTSVFRAYNLSHGSTFLHRSGYVGGHKGASSLDKEEKK, encoded by the coding sequence ATGGGCGAAGATATAGATTATTCAAAGCTACCTAGAAGAGATGTGCTATGCATTGATGTTAAGTCTTTTTTTGCATCTGTAGAAGCAGTAAGACGAAAGATTCATCCTCTAGATGCTTATATTATAGTTATTTCTGATTTTGAAAGACCTGGAGCAGTAGTTCTTGCTTCTTCTCCTAAGGTAAAGAAGGAATTTGGTATTAAAACTGGCTCAAGAAAGTTTCAAATACCAGAAGATCCAAAGCTAATGATAGTAGAGCCCTCTATGAGTCTTTATCTTGAAATAAATCGCAGAATCTGCGATATTTTCAGAAGGTTTGTAGCTGATGAGGATTTGCTAGTATACAGCATTGATGAAGCTTTTTTAGATATTTCTGCAACTAGGAAATTATTTGGTGAGCCTTTAGAAATTGCAAGAAAAATCCAAAAAATTATATGGGATGAGCTTAAACTAGTAGTGTCTGTTGGAATAGGAGACAATCCTCTGCTTGCCAAGCTTGCTCTTGATAATGAAGCCAAGAATAATAAATCTCAAATTGCCTACTGGTCTTATGAGGATGTGCCTCGCACTGTATGGAGGATTCCAAAGCTCACTGACATGTGGGGAATTTCTTACGGCTATGAAAAGAAACTAAATGATTTAGGAATAAAATCTGTATATGAACTAGCTCACCGTAATCCACTTTTTTTAAAGAGCTATCTAGGAATCATGGGCCTTCAGCTTTACTATCACAGCTGGGGTGTGGATTACAGCAGAATCTCAGAAAAAGTAGAATCCAAGCACCACAGCTATAGCAAGGGGCAGATGCTAATGAGAGATTATGATTCTAAATTAGAGATTATGGCTGTACTTAGAGAGATGGTTGAGCAAATCTGTATTAGGCTTAGGAAATACGACATGGTTTGCGAGGCTGTGAGTCTTTATATCAGCTTCTCTAAGCACGAGGCTAGCTTTGGATTTAAAAAAACCAAAAAACTTCCTAGAGCTACTAATCACACCTCAGAGATAGCGCTTTATTTCGATGCTATATTCGAAGAGAACTGGCGTGGAGAGCTAGTAAGACAAATCAACGTTTCTTGTGAAGAAGTAAACCCTGCTGAAGCTTATCAATTAGATTTATTTGGCTCTATACAGTCAGAAAAAACAAATAAAATAGATAATATTATAGATGAGATAAGAGAAAAGTATGGAAAGACTTCAGTATTTAGAGCTTATAATCTTTCTCATGGAAGTACATTTTTGCACCGCTCTGGTTATGTAGGTGGTCATAAAGGAGCTAGTAGCTTAGATAAGGAGGAGAAAAAATGA